TTCGATAAACAAAAGCTTGAGTGGATTAACAACCAGTACATGAAAGAAAAAGATGCAGAGACAGTATTTGAAATGACATTGCCACATATGATTAAGGCAGGTCTATTACCGGAGTCTCCATCTGAAGCGGACCTTGAATGGGGTCGCAAGTTGGTTGCTTTATACCAAGAACAAATGAGTTATGCGGGTGAAATTGTACCACTTTCTGAGTTGTTCTTCCGTGATGAAAAAGAACTTGATGAAGCTGCTCAAGAAGTATTGAATGGGGAGCAAGTTCCTGAATTGATGCGCGTATTGAGTGCGAAATTAGAAGCACTTGAAACTTTCAAAGCAGAAGATATCAAAAAAGAAATTAAAGCGGTCCAAAAAGAAACAGGTATTAAAGGGAAAAATCTGTTTATGCCAATTCGAGTTGCTGTGACAGGACAAATGCATGGACCAGAGTTACCGAATACAATTGAAGTATTAGGTAAAGACAAAGTATTGACACGTATTCAAAAGTTACTATAGTGTTTAACTTGATATCGGTAGTTAAATCGACTACTATTAAAGTGAATTTGGAATAAAGGATTAGTAAGCTATTACAAGTGTTTCAGAGAGTGTACGGATGCTGCGAGTACATCACCTGTATAGTCGAATGCACCTTTAGGATAACAGTTTTATAAAACCAATAAGTGAATATACAATACATGATTTGATGTGTGTATATTAATTGAGAGTGGAACCGTGCAATAGCACCTCTGACAAATTGATGTTAGAGGTGCTATTTTTACAAAGCACATTAAAACCGTGAGAAAAGAGGGAACGATATGTTAAGACGCATGATGGATGATGTGAAGATGGTATTTGAACAGGACCCAGCTGCACGTTCAACCTTTGAAGTCATTACGACATATGCTGGTTTGCATGCTGTATGGAGTCATTTAATCGCGCATAAATTGTATCAAAAAAAGCATTACGTATCAGCGCGCATTATTTCACAAATTTCACGCTTTTTTACAGGTATTGAAATACACCCAGGTGCCAAGATTGGACGTCGTCTATTCATCGATCACGGGATGGGTGTTGTTATCGGTGAAACGTGTACAATCGGAGACAATGTAACGATCTATCAAGGTGTTACTTTAGGTGGTACAGGTAAAGAAAAAGGAAAGCGTCACCCTGATATTGGTGATAATGTACTGATTGCAGCGGGTTCTAAAGTTTTAGGGAACATTACAGTGCATTCGAATGTGAATATCGGAGCAAACTCTGTTGTATTAAGAGATGTTCCAAGTTTTACAACAGTTGTAGGTATTCCTGGACGTATTGTAAAACAAGGTGGCAAGCGCATCGGTAAAAACTTCGATCACTTGAACTTACCAGACCCAATTTACGAACAAATTAAACAACTTGAAAGACAACTCGAACAAACGAAAAACGGAGAGATTAAAGATGATTACATTATATAATACATTAACGCGCCAAAAAGAGCCCTTTAAGCCCATTGAACCAGGAAAAGTAAAAATGTATGTATGTGGACCAACCGTCTACAACTACATCCATATCGGTAATGCACGACCAGCAATCAATTATGATGTAGTAAGACGTTATTTAGAATATAAAGGTTTTGAAGTGAATTATGTATCGAACTTCACAGACGTAGATGATAAACTCATCAAACGTTCACAAGAATTGAATGAAACCGTTCCGGAAATTGCTGAAAGATATATTAAAGCATTCCATGAAGATACAGGGGCATTGAATGTTAAGCCTGCAACAGCGAACCCACGTGTTATGGATCATATGGATGAGATTATTGCATTCATTAAAAAACTTGTTGATGAAGGATATGCTTATGAAAGTGGCGGCGATGTCTACTTCAGAACACGCAAGTTTGATGAGTATGGGAAGTTAAGCCATCAATCATTGGACGATTTAAAAGTCGGTGCGCGTATTGAACAAGGTGAAAATAAAGAAGATGCTTTAGACTTCACATTGTGGAAAAAAGCGAAACCTGGTGAAATTAGTTGGGAAAGTCCTTTTGGTGAAGGGCGTCCAGGCTGGCATATTGAATGCTCTGTAATGGCATTTGAAAAACTTGGGCCAACAATTGATATTCATGCAGGTGGTAGTGATTTACAATTCCCACACCATGAAAATGAAATCGCACAATCTGAATGTCATAACCATGCCCCATTTGCAAACTATTGGATGCATAACGGCTTCATTAATATTGATAATGAGAAGATGAGTAAGTCACTTGGGAACTTTATTTTAGTTCATGACATTATTAAAGAAGTAGATCCGGATGTATTACGCTTTTTCATGATCAGTGTTCATTACCGTAGCCCGATTAACTATAACTTAGAGCTTGTTGAAGCTGCGAAGAGTGGACTAACACGTATTCGCAATAGTTATGAGGCACTGATTGCACGTGAATCAGCTGCGACAGACTTAGTAGTTGCACAGGATTATATCGACCAAATTGATGCGATTTTAGCACAATTTGAAAAAGTGATGGATGATGACTTTAACACAGCGAATGCTATTACTGCTTGGTATGACTTAGCAAAATTAACAAATAAATACTTGTTAGAAGATAATACAGCAACAGCCGTTATCACACGCTTTAAAGAAGTATTCCAAATCTTTAGCGATGTATTAGGTGTTCCACTTCAATCATCACGTACAGAAGAATTGCTGGATGCAGATGTTGAAGCATTAATTGAAGAACGTAATGAAGCGCGTAAAAACAAAGACTTTGCTCGTGCAGATGAGATTCGCGACCAACTCAAAGCACAAAATATTTTATTAGAAGATACGCTACAAGGTGTGAGATTTAAACGTGTGTAATCCGAATGATTTCAAACAATTAAGCCCACTCACACTTGCCTATATGGGAGATGCGGTGCTTGATCAGTTTGTTCGTCAGCACATTATTTTAAAGTATCAAAGTAAACCGAACCGTTTGCATCAAGAGGCCAAACGGTTCGTTTCTGCTAAAAGTCAAGCACAGACATTAGAAACGTTGTTAGCAGATGATTGGTTTACAGAGGAAGAATTAGCTATTGTAAAGCGTGGTCGCAACGCTAAAAGTCATACAAAAGCAAAAAATACGGATATTCAAACATATCGCAAGAGCTCAGGGCTTGAAGCGGTAATTGGCTATTTACATTTAACAGAACAAGCATCACGAATGGGTGCATTGTTAAGTGAAATTGTAAGACAAGTAGAAAAGAGGTGTTAGATAATGGAATCAGAAGTAATCGTTGGACGTCATGCCGTTCGTGAAGCTATTACGAGTGGCCATGCTGTGAATAAAGTCTTAATTCAAGAGGGTGTAAAAAAGCAGCAGATTGACGATATTTTAAAATATGCGAAAGATTTAAAATTGGTGGTACAAACCGTCCCAAAATCGAAATTAGACCAAATTTCAACAGCGCCTCATCAAGGGGTTGCAGCATATATTGCGCCATATGAATATGAGACATTAGAAAATTTCTTGGCACAACAAGGAAAGAAAGAAGGACTTTCAACCGTTCTTATTCTTGATGGTTTAGAAGATCCTCATAACTTGGGTTCTATTCTGAGAACAGCGGATGCAACGGGTGTAGACGGGATTATTATTCCTAAGCGTCGTTCAGTTGCACTGACACAAACAGTTGCTAAAGCATCAACAGGCGCCATCCAACACGTACCAGTAATACGTGTTACAAATTTATCTCAAACAATTGATGTACTGAAAGACCAAGGATATTGGGTGGCAGGTACAGAAGCCGATCATGCAACGGATTATCGTCAAATGCAAGCAGATATGCCACTTGCAATTGTCATCGGCAGTGAAGGGCAAGGAATGAGTCGTCGTGTCAAAGAGAAGTGTGATTTCTATATTAAGATTCCAATGGTCGGTCATGTGAATAGCTTAAATGCGTCAGTTGCAGCAAGTTTGATGATGTATGAGGTGTTGAGAAAACGTCAACCTATTGGCGGTGACAAGTAATTCATGAAAGATTATTATGTGATTATTGACGGTTATAATATGATCGGCCAATCACCAGAATTAATGCGCCTTGCCAAGGAAAACCTTGAGGAAGCACGAGAACAATTACTCATTGAAATCGCAAACTATAATGCACTCGTGAAGGGGCATATCATTTGTGTGTTTGATGCATACGAACAAGGCTCACCACAGTCAGAGACAGTGTATCATGGCGTGAGGGTGATATTTACAAAAGAGGGAGAAACGGCAGATAGCTTTATTGAACGCTATGTTTATAATATCTATAATAAACATTTAACGCATATTACCGTTGTAACGAGTGATATGAGCGAGCAACATGCTATCTTTGGTACGGGGGCTTACCGTATTTCTTCTAGAGAAATGTGGCGCCATTTAAAAGAAAATAAAACAGCTGTTACCAAAACGCTCTCATCTTTTGAAGCACAAAAACCACGTACACGAATGCACTTGTCGGAAGAAGTCTTAACAGAATTTGAAAAAATAAGACGTGGTAAACATCAATAATTGAAAGGTCTCGATTTGATTTTTTGGGAGGATATTCATACGCTAATATCCCACCCTGTAAATAAAGCGAGGCGATTCAATGAATCAAATTGAAAAATCCCCATGTCCTTATCTTCCAGCTTCCTCGGCTAGTGAATTCCACCACCTAGAACTACAACTGAAAGATATCCGAAAGCGGGCGACCCAGTCTTTTGATGATTTTAGTATTCATGATTATGAGCGTGAAGACTTAGTTCAAGAGACGGTCATTCGCTTATATCAAAAATTATGTCATTCTCCTGAGACGCACTCAGCCCCCTTTGAACATTACATCAATCGAACAATTCGTAGACGCAAGTTAGACTATCGACGCAAAAAAAATGAACAGACAACGTATTTTTGATTTGTATATGCAATCTACACAATATCAAAATGCTTACAAATGTCATGTTTATGAAAATCCGGTAGATGCAGCCATTTACAATGATATGTTATGTTCGGTAAATAAAGAGTCATTTAGAACATTTACACCAATTGAAAGACAAGTGTGTGAATATTTATACCAAGAGTGGAAACCGGCAGAAATAGCACGAGAGATGGCATTGCCCCCAAAGAAAATATATAATACGATCTACCGTGTACGAGAGAAATTGAAAGCTGTATTGCATGTGAATGTAGATTGACAACTGAACGTGACCTTATGTATAGTTAATGAGTATTATAGGATTAAGGTGAGTTAAAGTGAAAAAAGTACCGCTTAATTGTGAAAAATGTGGAAGCCGCAACTACCATCTTCCAAAATCAACCAATCGAACAGATCGATTAGAATTAAAGAAGTTTTGTGCGGCATGTCAAACACATACGCTTCATAAAGAATCCAAATAATTGGAGGGAAAGACGACTATGGCTAAAAAAGAGAGCTTCTTCCAAGGTGTCAAGTCAGAGATGGAAAAAACAAGTTGGCCTACCGGTCCCGAACTTGTAAAATATACAACAATCGTAGTACTTACAGTAGTGTTCTTCTTGCTATTTTTCTACGGTTTAGATATTGGAATTGGTCAAGTAATTAAAATGATAAAATAGTGAGTGAGGAGATGTCAGCATGTCTGAAGATTTCGGTGCGAAACATTGGTATGCAGTTCATACCTATTCAGGATATGAGAATAAAGTAAAACAAAATTTGGAAAAACGTGTTGAGTCTATGAATATGACTGAACAAATTTTCCGCGTTGTGATTCCTGAGGAAGAGGAAACACAAGTAAAAGATGGTAAAGCAAAAAAATCAATGAAGAAAACATTCCCAGGGTACGTACTAGTAGAATTAGTTATGACAGATGAGTCTTGGTACGTTGTACGTAATACACCTGGTGTAACAGGTTTTGTTGGATCAGCAGGGGCAGGTTCTAAACCGAACCCATTATTACCTGAAGAAGCACGCTTTATCTTGAAACAGATGGGCATGAAAGAAAAAACAATTGATGTTGAAGTTGAATTAGGCGAACAAGTACGTGTTACTTCTGGCCCATTTGCAAACCAAGTTGGTGAAGTAGAAAGTATTGAAGCAGACAAATTCAAATTGACAGTATTGGTAGATATGTTTGGTCGTGAAACACCAGTTGAAGTAGAATTTGACCAAATTGAAAAACTTTAAATCAGTGTAATAAGAAAATAAAGTTTTGTGTTGTAATCTAAACATCTAGATGATATAATAACGAGGTCGCGCATTTATAGCGCTACATTTCGTCACGAAATGTTAAGAGTGGGAGGGCAAAAATGAGCCCTGTGACCACATCACGATATCAAGGAGGTGCACATCGTGGCTAAAAAAGTTGAAAAAGTAGTTAAGTTACAAATTCCAGCAGGTAAAGCAAACCCAGCACCACCAGTTGGTCCTGCATTAGGTCAAGCCGGTGTGAACATTATGGCTTTCACAAAGGAATTTAACGCACGTACGCAAGAACAAGTAGGTTTAATCATTCCAGTAGAAATTTATGTATATGAAGACCGTTCATTTACATTCATTACTAAAACACCACCTGCAGCAGTTTTACTTAAAAAAGCAGCAGGCGTTGAAAAAGGTTCTGGTGAGCCTAACAAAACAAAAGTTGCTACTGTAACTAAAGATCAAGTACGTGAAATTGCTAACACAAAAATGCCAGACTTAAACGCTGCTGACGAAGAAGCGGCTATGCGTATCGTTGAAGGTACTGCACGTAGTATGGGTATTGTTGTTGAGTAATTGTATTAACGTCAACACGTAATTAAAACGAACAAATGATAAATTTTGTAGTGAACGCAGATAGACCCCTTTGTTATGTCAGATGACATTGTAAAAGCGCAAAGACGCATGGGCTATCTGCGCTCAACTTGCTATTAAGGCAAGTAAACGTGGGAGGACATTCCGATAACACCACTAAAGGAGGACAATAATAATGGCTAAAAAAGGTAAAAAGTATCAAGAAGCAGTTAGCAAAATTGATCGCCAAGCATTCTACGCTGTAGAAGAAGCGATTAAATTAGCTCAAGAAACTTCAGTTGCTAACTTCGATGCTTCAGTTGAAGTAGCATTCCGTTTAGGAATTGATACACGTAAAAACGACCAACAAATCCGTGGCGCGGTAGTATTACCACACGGTACTGGTAAATCACAACGTGTATTAGTATTCGCTAAAGGCGACAAAATTGCAGAAGCAGAAGCAGCAGGCGCTGACTACGTTGGTGACGCTGAATACGTGAACAAAATCCAACAAGGTTGGTTTGATTTTGACGTTGTTGTTGCAACACCTGACATGATGGGTGAAGTTGGTAAATTAGGTCGTGTATTAGGACCTAAAGGTTTAATGCCAAACCCTAAAACAGGTACAGTAACAATGGATGTTACAAAAGCTGTTGAAGAAATCAAAGCTGGTAAAGTTGAATACCGTGCTGAAAAAGCAGGTATCGTACATGCATCTATCGGTAAAGTATCATTCGATGCTGACAAACTTGTAGACAATTTCAAAACATTATTAGATGTTTTAACAAAAGCGAAACCAGCATCAGCTAAAGGTACTTACTTCAAATCAGTTTCAGTTACAACTACAATGGGCCCTGGTGTCAAAGTAGATACTGCAACTTTCAAACTATAGTTTATTGATACAAGCGTAAAATGATCACTAGATTGTTTTGCGCTTTATTTTAAACAAAGTTAGAAATAATTGTTGACTAATGAGAAGAAAACAGTTATATTTAACTTTGTTGAATATTTTACCTAAGACAGTAGGAGTATGAATATACTTAAAAGATCATCCTACCGAGGCTAAATTGACTTGAACGTGAAAACTTTCAAGCACTTTTTGCCCTGGGTAAAAAGTGCTTTTTTTATTCGAGAGACATCTTGGATATTTAAAAGCATAAAAATTATCTATGGAGGTGTCTAAATGTCTGGAATCATTGAAGCGAAAAAACAACAAGTTGACATCATCGCAGAGCAACTTAAATCTTCTGTTTCTACAGTAGTAGTTGACTACCGTGGTTTAACAGTAGCTGAAGTGACAGAATTACGTAAGCAATTACGTGAAGCAGGCGTACAATACAAAGTTTACAAAAACACATTGTTACGTCGTGCAGCTGAACAAGCTGGTATCGAAGGTTTAGATGAACATTTCACTGGACCAACTGCAGTTGCTTTCACAACTGAAGATGTCGTTGCACCAGCTAAAGTTATCGCTGGATTCGCTAAAGAACACGAAGCTTTAGAAATTAAGACAGGTGTCATGGAAGGTAGCGTAATCACTGCTGAAGAAGTTAAAACAGTTGGTTCATTACCATCACACGACGGTCTTGTATCAATGCTTCTTTCTGTATTACAAGCGCCAATCCGCAACTTCGCTTATGCAGTTAAAGCTGTTGGTGAAAACAAAGAAGAAAACGCAGAGTAATCAATACATTAAACAAATTAGTTAAAAAATGGAGGAATATTAACATGGCTAATCAAGAGCAAATCATTGAAGCAATTAAAGAAATGTCAGTTTTAGAATTAAACGACTTAGTTAAAGCAATCGAAGAAGAATTTGGTGTAACTGCAGCAGCACCAGTTGCAGCAGCAGGCGCAGCAGGTGGAGACGCAGCTGCTGAAAAATCTGAATTTGACGTTGAGTTAACTTCAGCTGGATCATCAAAAATCAAAGTTGTTAAAGCTGTTAAAGAAGCAACTGGCTTAGGCTTAAAAGACGCTAAAGAATTAGTTGACGGTGCTCCAAGCATCATCAAAGAAGCTATGCCTAAAGAAGAAGCTGAAAAACTTAAAGAACAATTAGAAGAAGTTGGCGCTTCAGTAGAATTAAAATAATTCATTGATAAGTGAAAACCCGCTATTTCATGAAAATAGCGGGTTTTTGAATATATAAATGAGTCAGAAATATCATGAATGTGTATTGAGCAAACAATTAAATGATGTTTCGGAAGTGGGACTTTCGATAAGGTGCAGAACATAGTTTATACATTGTTCGATTCATTTTAAATCGTCAACGCTTTTATCCTAACCTCATTTATATTAAAAGAATTTATATAGAAATAAGGTGTGAAGGTCTATGAGTCATTATTATGACGCACATCCTGATGCACAATCTGATGAAAGAGAAATCGTTTATGAGTGCTATAAACAGCGCCTAACATTAACGACAGATGCAGGGGTCTTTTCAAGAGATAAGGTTGATTTTGGTTCTGATTTATTAGTGCAAACATTTTTGAGTGAGCATCCACCAGGTCAAGCGAAGTTAATTGCGGATGTTGGGTGTGGGTATGGTCCGATTGGATTGTTACTTGCTAAAGTTGCGCCGCACGATCAGCTTACAATGCTTGATGTCAATCATAGAGCGCTTGAGTTAGCACGTAAAAATGCAAAACGTAATCAGATTGATAATGTATCAATACAAGAAAGTGATGGATTAGCTGAAGTAGCAGCGGCATCGCAACACTATATCTTAACCAATCCACCTATTCGTGCTGGAAAGCAAGTTGTACATCAGATATTGGAAGATGCTTATGATAAGCTGATGCATGAAGGTGAATTATATGTTGTTATTCAAAAGAAACAAGGGATGCCTTCAGCTAAGAAAAAGATGATGGCAGTCTTTGGAAATGCAGAATCAATTAGGAATAGTAAAGGCTATCATATATTGAAAAGTGTTAAATGTTGATTTTGATATATATGTATGGTAAAGTAATAAGATGAAAAATTTATGTTCAACAAGTGTGTACTTTTACGGGTAAAGTTTCATTGTAACATTGAAAAATAGCGTGATTAGAACAGAAAATGGTGTCATCAAACATGTGCTACCGTTTTCTTTTTGTCTTGATATGCAATATAGCTGTAAAGTACGACACAATATTTGAGGGGTGAATCTGTTTGGCAGGTCAATTTGTCCAATATGGAAGACATCGTAAACGTAGAAACTACGCAAGAATCTCAGAAGTTCTAGAATTACCAAACTTAATTGAGATTCAAACAAAATCATATGATTGGTTCTTGGAAGAGGGCCTTTTAGAGATGTTTAGAGATATCTCACCAATCGAGGACTTTACAGGCAACTTGTCTTTAGAGTTCGTTGATTACAGACTAGGCGAACCTAAGTATGATTTAGAAGAGTCTAAAAACCGTGATGCGACTTATGCAGCACCATTACGTGTGAAAGTTCGTTTAATCATTAAGGAAACAGGCGAAGTAAAAGATCAAGAAGTATTTATGGGTGATTTCCCATTAATGACTGAAACAGGTACTTTCGTGATCAATGGTGCAGAACGTGTTATCGTTTCACAATTAGTGCGTTCGCCATCAGTATACTTCAATGAGAAGTTAGATAAAAATGGTCGTGTGAACTATGACGCGACAGTGATTCCAAACCGTGGTGCATGGTTGGAATATGAAACAGACGCTAAAGATATTGTTTATGTGCGTATCGATAGAACAAGAAAACTCCCACTAACAGTATTATTACGTGCTTTAGGTTATTCAACAGATCAAGAGATTATCGACTTGATTGGTGATAACGAATACTTACGCAATACGTTAGAAAAAGACAGCACTGAAAATACAGATCAGGCATTATTAGAAATCTATGAGCGTCTACGTCCAGGTGAACCACCAACACTTGAAAATGCGAAGAGCTTATTATACTCACGCTTCTTTGATCCAAAACGCTATGATTTAGCAAGCGTTGGACGTTACAAAGCAAACAAAAAATTACATTTAAAACACCGTTTATTTAATCAGAAGTTAGCGGAACCAATCGTTAATACTGAAACGGGTGAAATCGTTGCTGAAGAAGGTACAGTTCTTGATCGTCGTAAATTAGACGAAATTATGGATGTGCTTGAATCAAATGCGAATGCACAAGTGTATGAGTTACCAGATAGCATTGTTGATGAGCCAGTTGAAATTCAATCAATCAAAGTATACGTACCAAACGATGAGGAAGGTCGTACAACAACAGTGATTGGTAATGCATTCCCTGATTCTGAAGTGAAATGTATTACACCAGCTGACATCGTTGCATCTATGTCATACTTCTTTAACTTATTACATGGTATTGGTTATACAGACGATATTGACCATCTTGGTAACCGTCGTTTACGTTCTGTAGGTGAATTATTACAGAACCAATTCCGTATCGGTTTATCACGTATGGAACGTGTTGTGCGTGAGAGAATGTCAATTCAAGATACTGAATCAATCACACCACAACAATTAATCAATATCCGTCCAGTTATTGCGTCAATTAAAGAGTTCTTTGGTAGTTCTCAATTATCACAATTCATGGACCAAGCGAACCCACTTGCTGAGTTAACGCACAAACGTCGTCTATCAGCATTAGGGCCTGGTGGTTTAACACGTGAACGTGCACAAATGGAAGTGCGTGACGTACACTACTCTCACTATGGTCGTATGTGTCCGATTGAAACACCAGAGGGACCAAACATTGGTTTAATCAACTCACTATCTAGTTATGCGCGTGTCAATGAATTTGGTTTTATTGAAACACCATATCGTAAAGTAGACATTGAAACGAATACAATTACTGACCAAATCGACTACTTAACAGCTGATGAAGAAGATAGCTATGTAGTTGCACAAGCGAACTCACGCTTAGACGAAAATGGTCGTTTCATTGATGATGAAATCGTATGTCGTTTCCGTGGTAACAACACAACTATGGCAAAAGAAAAAATGGATTACATGGACGTATCACCGAAGCAAGTTGTTTCTGCTGCGACAGCATGTATCCCATTCTTAGAAAACGATGACTCTAACCGTGCCTTAATGGGTGCAAACATGCAACGTCAAGCGGTGCCATTGTTAAATCCTGAATCACCATTTGTTGGTACAGGTATGGAACACGTAGCAGCACGTGACTCTGGTGCAGCAGTCATTGCAAAACATCGTGGTCGTGTTGAACACGTTCAATCAAAAGAAATTTTAGTAAGACGTTTAATTGAGGAAAATGGCCAAGAGTATGAAGGTGAACTAGATCGCTATCCATTAGCGAAGTTCAAACGTTCAAACTCAGGTACTTGTTATAACCAACGTCCAATCATTAAAGCTGGCGATGTTGTATCTAAAGGCGAAATTTTAGCTGATGGTCCTTCTATGGAACTTGGTGAAATGGCCCTTGGGCGTAACGTAGTCGTTGGATTTATGACTTGGGACGGTTATAACTACGAGGATGCCGTAATCATGAGTGAACGTCTTGTGAAAGATGATGTTTATACATCTATTCACATTGAAGAGTACGAATCTGAAGCACGCGATACAAAACTTGGACCTGAAGAAATTACACGTGATATTCCAAACGTATCTGAAAATGCACTTAAAAACTTAGATGATCGCGGTATTGTTTATGTTGGTGCAGAAGTTAAAGATGGTGACATCCTTGTTGGTAAAGTAACGCCTAAAGGTGTGACTGAATTAACAGCAGAAGAACGTTTATTACACGCTATCTTTGGTGAAAAGGCTCGTGAAGTACGTGACACGTCACTACGTGTACCACACGGTGCTGGCGGTATCGTATTAGATGTTAAAGTGTTCAACCGT
This region of Staphylococcus sp. IVB6240 genomic DNA includes:
- the rplJ gene encoding 50S ribosomal protein L10 gives rise to the protein MSGIIEAKKQQVDIIAEQLKSSVSTVVVDYRGLTVAEVTELRKQLREAGVQYKVYKNTLLRRAAEQAGIEGLDEHFTGPTAVAFTTEDVVAPAKVIAGFAKEHEALEIKTGVMEGSVITAEEVKTVGSLPSHDGLVSMLLSVLQAPIRNFAYAVKAVGENKEENAE
- the cysS gene encoding cysteine--tRNA ligase, with the protein product MITLYNTLTRQKEPFKPIEPGKVKMYVCGPTVYNYIHIGNARPAINYDVVRRYLEYKGFEVNYVSNFTDVDDKLIKRSQELNETVPEIAERYIKAFHEDTGALNVKPATANPRVMDHMDEIIAFIKKLVDEGYAYESGGDVYFRTRKFDEYGKLSHQSLDDLKVGARIEQGENKEDALDFTLWKKAKPGEISWESPFGEGRPGWHIECSVMAFEKLGPTIDIHAGGSDLQFPHHENEIAQSECHNHAPFANYWMHNGFINIDNEKMSKSLGNFILVHDIIKEVDPDVLRFFMISVHYRSPINYNLELVEAAKSGLTRIRNSYEALIARESAATDLVVAQDYIDQIDAILAQFEKVMDDDFNTANAITAWYDLAKLTNKYLLEDNTATAVITRFKEVFQIFSDVLGVPLQSSRTEELLDADVEALIEERNEARKNKDFARADEIRDQLKAQNILLEDTLQGVRFKRV
- a CDS encoding sigma factor, producing the protein MNQIEKSPCPYLPASSASEFHHLELQLKDIRKRATQSFDDFSIHDYEREDLVQETVIRLYQKLCHSPETHSAPFEHYINRTIRRRKLDYRRKKNEQTTYF
- the nusG gene encoding transcription termination/antitermination protein NusG, with amino-acid sequence MSEDFGAKHWYAVHTYSGYENKVKQNLEKRVESMNMTEQIFRVVIPEEEETQVKDGKAKKSMKKTFPGYVLVELVMTDESWYVVRNTPGVTGFVGSAGAGSKPNPLLPEEARFILKQMGMKEKTIDVEVELGEQVRVTSGPFANQVGEVESIEADKFKLTVLVDMFGRETPVEVEFDQIEKL
- the rplA gene encoding 50S ribosomal protein L1, whose protein sequence is MAKKGKKYQEAVSKIDRQAFYAVEEAIKLAQETSVANFDASVEVAFRLGIDTRKNDQQIRGAVVLPHGTGKSQRVLVFAKGDKIAEAEAAGADYVGDAEYVNKIQQGWFDFDVVVATPDMMGEVGKLGRVLGPKGLMPNPKTGTVTMDVTKAVEEIKAGKVEYRAEKAGIVHASIGKVSFDADKLVDNFKTLLDVLTKAKPASAKGTYFKSVSVTTTMGPGVKVDTATFKL
- a CDS encoding Mini-ribonuclease 3, with product MGDAVLDQFVRQHIILKYQSKPNRLHQEAKRFVSAKSQAQTLETLLADDWFTEEELAIVKRGRNAKSHTKAKNTDIQTYRKSSGLEAVIGYLHLTEQASRMGALLSEIVRQVEKRC
- the rpmG gene encoding 50S ribosomal protein L33 — protein: MKKVPLNCEKCGSRNYHLPKSTNRTDRLELKKFCAACQTHTLHKESK
- the rplL gene encoding 50S ribosomal protein L7/L12 → MANQEQIIEAIKEMSVLELNDLVKAIEEEFGVTAAAPVAAAGAAGGDAAAEKSEFDVELTSAGSSKIKVVKAVKEATGLGLKDAKELVDGAPSIIKEAMPKEEAEKLKEQLEEVGASVELK
- a CDS encoding NYN domain-containing protein, whose translation is MKDYYVIIDGYNMIGQSPELMRLAKENLEEAREQLLIEIANYNALVKGHIICVFDAYEQGSPQSETVYHGVRVIFTKEGETADSFIERYVYNIYNKHLTHITVVTSDMSEQHAIFGTGAYRISSREMWRHLKENKTAVTKTLSSFEAQKPRTRMHLSEEVLTEFEKIRRGKHQ
- the rplK gene encoding 50S ribosomal protein L11, which encodes MAKKVEKVVKLQIPAGKANPAPPVGPALGQAGVNIMAFTKEFNARTQEQVGLIIPVEIYVYEDRSFTFITKTPPAAVLLKKAAGVEKGSGEPNKTKVATVTKDQVREIANTKMPDLNAADEEAAMRIVEGTARSMGIVVE
- a CDS encoding class I SAM-dependent methyltransferase, whose product is MSHYYDAHPDAQSDEREIVYECYKQRLTLTTDAGVFSRDKVDFGSDLLVQTFLSEHPPGQAKLIADVGCGYGPIGLLLAKVAPHDQLTMLDVNHRALELARKNAKRNQIDNVSIQESDGLAEVAAASQHYILTNPPIRAGKQVVHQILEDAYDKLMHEGELYVVIQKKQGMPSAKKKMMAVFGNAESIRNSKGYHILKSVKC
- the rlmB gene encoding 23S rRNA (guanosine(2251)-2'-O)-methyltransferase RlmB, translated to MESEVIVGRHAVREAITSGHAVNKVLIQEGVKKQQIDDILKYAKDLKLVVQTVPKSKLDQISTAPHQGVAAYIAPYEYETLENFLAQQGKKEGLSTVLILDGLEDPHNLGSILRTADATGVDGIIIPKRRSVALTQTVAKASTGAIQHVPVIRVTNLSQTIDVLKDQGYWVAGTEADHATDYRQMQADMPLAIVIGSEGQGMSRRVKEKCDFYIKIPMVGHVNSLNASVAASLMMYEVLRKRQPIGGDK
- the cysE gene encoding serine O-acetyltransferase, which produces MLRRMMDDVKMVFEQDPAARSTFEVITTYAGLHAVWSHLIAHKLYQKKHYVSARIISQISRFFTGIEIHPGAKIGRRLFIDHGMGVVIGETCTIGDNVTIYQGVTLGGTGKEKGKRHPDIGDNVLIAAGSKVLGNITVHSNVNIGANSVVLRDVPSFTTVVGIPGRIVKQGGKRIGKNFDHLNLPDPIYEQIKQLERQLEQTKNGEIKDDYII
- the secE gene encoding preprotein translocase subunit SecE; this encodes MAKKESFFQGVKSEMEKTSWPTGPELVKYTTIVVLTVVFFLLFFYGLDIGIGQVIKMIK